From Demequina capsici, one genomic window encodes:
- a CDS encoding IS481 family transposase, translated as MSHANAALTPVQRARIGRMVVDDGWSIAEAARYFRVSWPTAAKWVQRYLEMGRVGMDDRSSRPHRSPNKTAQPLVRKIVHKRIKTRRGPVEIASLTGVPASTVYAVLKRCRLNRLSHVDVATGEPARRYEHDHPGSLIHVDVKKLGNIPDGGGWRTVGRQQGWRNRAGTPGKDRSKHRGVLMRHAYVHTVIDDHSRVAYAEIHNDETAATAIGVLVRAVAWFAARGVHVEAVLSDNGSCYRSNAWRDTCRDLGIKHRRTRPYRPQTNGKIERFHRTLADGWAYSKHYNSEKARRAALPAWLHFYNHHRQHSAIGKVPPITRLNNLPGHYI; from the coding sequence GTGTCCCACGCTAATGCCGCGCTCACTCCTGTCCAACGCGCCCGGATCGGTCGGATGGTCGTCGATGACGGCTGGAGCATCGCTGAAGCGGCCCGCTACTTCCGTGTCTCCTGGCCCACGGCGGCGAAGTGGGTGCAGCGCTACCTCGAGATGGGTCGGGTCGGCATGGACGACCGCTCCTCACGCCCACACCGCTCACCAAACAAGACGGCGCAACCATTGGTGCGCAAGATCGTGCACAAGCGCATCAAGACCAGACGCGGGCCAGTGGAGATCGCTTCCCTCACGGGCGTGCCCGCGTCGACCGTGTACGCCGTGCTGAAACGCTGCCGCCTGAACCGCCTGTCCCACGTCGACGTCGCCACGGGTGAGCCTGCCCGGCGCTACGAGCACGACCATCCTGGCTCGCTGATCCACGTCGATGTGAAGAAGCTGGGCAACATCCCTGATGGCGGCGGGTGGCGCACCGTCGGACGGCAGCAAGGATGGCGCAACCGGGCCGGCACGCCAGGCAAGGACCGCTCTAAGCACCGAGGCGTGCTGATGCGTCACGCGTACGTCCACACGGTCATCGACGACCACTCCCGCGTCGCGTACGCCGAGATCCACAACGATGAGACCGCCGCCACCGCGATCGGAGTCCTGGTCCGTGCAGTCGCGTGGTTCGCCGCCCGCGGCGTCCACGTCGAAGCCGTGCTGTCCGACAACGGCAGCTGCTACCGCTCGAATGCCTGGCGCGATACCTGCCGCGACCTGGGCATCAAGCACCGCCGTACCCGGCCGTACCGGCCCCAGACCAACGGCAAGATCGAACGCTTCCACCGCACCCTGGCGGACGGCTGGGCATACTCGAAGCACTACAACTCCGAGAAAGCCCGCCGAGCCGCCCTACCGGCCTGGCTGCACTTCTACAACCACCACCGGCAACACTCCGCCATCGGCAAGGTTCCACCCATCACCAGGTTGAACAACCTCCCTGGGCACTACATCTAG
- a CDS encoding GH36-type glycosyl hydrolase domain-containing protein, whose product MRYGHFDDEAREYVIETPHTPYPWINYLGSQDFFGLVSHTGGGYSFYRDAKLRRLTRYRYNNVPVDDGGRYFSINDGGDVWSPSYRPYKKELDSFETRHGMGYTRITGSRGGVTASVLLFVPVGVNAEVHRVELRNDTEAVKELALFSFLEFNLWNAEDDQTNYQRNLSIGEVEVVDGAIYHKTEYRERRNHYAVYGVNAPIDGFDTDRDTFLGFGNGFHEAAVPHAGVSGDSMASGWYPIASHHLKVTLEPGESKAFTFVLGYLENDQDAKWEQPGIINKVGAHELLASFATDEDTLASFAELNAYWDGLLGSYTVESGDERLDRSVNIWNQYQCMVTYNMSRSASFFETGMGRGMGFRDSSQDLLGFVHLVPERARERILDIAATQFEDGSAYHQYQPLTKRGNHVLGSGFNDDPLWLILGVAAYIKETGDFAILDEMVPFDNDESKARSLMEHLRRSFDHPLEKAGPHGLPLIGRADWNDCLNLNCFSTEPGESFQTTGNKTGGVAESVLIAGMFASIGPEYAALARHRGDLAEAERAEAAIAGMKAAVLEHGWDGDWFTRAFDYYGNPVGSHLNEEGKIWIEPQGFCVMGGIGVETGQAARALDSVRERLNTPHGIVLLNPAYTEYRVELGEVSTYPPGYKENAGIFCHNNPWIIIGETVLGRAEIAWEYWKQIAPAYREEQSEVHRLEPYVYAQMIAGKDASRHGEAKNSWLTGTASWNFVAVSQHLLGVRPDYDGLIVDPCIGAEIGEFTVRRVVRGATYVIHVVNSGGKGASLTVDGEPVDGMHVPYAAPGSVVQVEAVV is encoded by the coding sequence ATGCGCTACGGCCACTTCGACGATGAAGCCCGTGAATACGTCATCGAGACCCCCCACACGCCGTACCCGTGGATCAACTACCTCGGGTCGCAGGACTTCTTCGGCCTCGTGTCGCACACCGGCGGCGGCTACAGCTTCTACCGCGACGCCAAGCTGCGCCGCCTGACGCGCTACCGCTACAACAACGTCCCCGTGGACGACGGCGGCCGCTACTTCTCGATCAACGACGGCGGGGACGTGTGGAGCCCCTCGTACCGGCCGTACAAGAAGGAGCTCGACTCGTTCGAGACCCGGCACGGCATGGGATACACCCGCATCACCGGCTCGCGCGGCGGGGTCACCGCGTCCGTGCTGCTGTTCGTGCCCGTCGGCGTGAACGCGGAGGTCCACCGGGTCGAGCTGCGCAACGACACCGAGGCGGTCAAGGAGCTGGCGCTGTTCAGCTTCCTCGAGTTCAACCTGTGGAACGCGGAGGACGACCAAACCAACTACCAGCGCAACCTCTCCATCGGCGAGGTGGAGGTGGTCGACGGCGCGATCTATCACAAGACGGAGTACCGCGAGCGTCGCAACCACTATGCGGTCTACGGCGTCAACGCCCCCATCGACGGCTTCGACACCGACCGCGACACGTTCCTCGGGTTCGGCAACGGCTTCCACGAGGCCGCGGTGCCGCATGCGGGCGTCTCGGGCGACTCGATGGCCTCGGGCTGGTACCCGATCGCGTCGCACCACCTCAAGGTGACGCTCGAGCCCGGCGAGAGCAAGGCCTTCACCTTCGTGCTCGGCTACCTGGAGAACGACCAGGACGCCAAGTGGGAGCAGCCCGGCATCATCAACAAGGTGGGCGCCCACGAGCTGCTCGCCTCGTTCGCCACCGACGAGGACACGCTCGCGTCCTTCGCCGAGCTCAACGCCTACTGGGACGGCCTGCTCGGTTCCTACACCGTCGAGTCCGGTGACGAGCGGCTCGACCGCTCCGTCAACATCTGGAACCAGTACCAGTGCATGGTCACCTACAACATGTCCCGCTCCGCGTCGTTCTTCGAGACCGGCATGGGACGCGGCATGGGGTTCCGCGACTCGTCCCAGGACCTGCTGGGCTTCGTGCACCTGGTGCCCGAACGTGCCCGGGAGCGCATCCTCGACATCGCCGCCACCCAGTTCGAGGACGGCAGCGCCTACCACCAGTACCAGCCGCTCACGAAGCGCGGCAACCACGTGCTCGGATCGGGCTTCAACGACGACCCGCTGTGGCTCATCCTGGGCGTCGCCGCCTACATCAAAGAGACCGGCGACTTCGCGATCCTCGACGAGATGGTCCCTTTCGACAACGACGAGTCGAAGGCGCGGTCCTTGATGGAGCACCTGCGCCGCTCGTTCGACCATCCGCTCGAGAAGGCCGGCCCCCACGGCCTGCCCCTCATCGGTCGCGCCGACTGGAACGACTGCCTCAACCTCAACTGCTTCTCCACCGAGCCGGGCGAGTCGTTCCAGACCACCGGCAACAAGACCGGGGGAGTGGCCGAGTCGGTGCTGATCGCGGGCATGTTCGCCTCGATCGGCCCCGAGTACGCGGCACTGGCGCGGCATCGAGGCGACCTCGCCGAGGCGGAGCGTGCAGAGGCCGCGATCGCCGGCATGAAGGCGGCCGTGCTCGAGCATGGCTGGGACGGCGACTGGTTCACGCGTGCGTTCGACTACTACGGCAACCCGGTCGGCAGCCACCTCAACGAGGAGGGCAAGATCTGGATCGAGCCTCAGGGCTTCTGCGTCATGGGCGGCATCGGCGTCGAGACGGGCCAGGCCGCGCGCGCGCTCGACTCCGTCCGCGAGCGTCTCAACACCCCGCACGGCATCGTCCTGCTGAACCCGGCCTACACCGAGTACCGCGTGGAGCTGGGCGAGGTCTCCACGTACCCGCCGGGCTACAAGGAGAATGCGGGCATCTTCTGCCACAACAACCCGTGGATCATCATCGGTGAGACCGTCCTTGGCCGTGCCGAGATCGCGTGGGAGTACTGGAAGCAGATCGCCCCTGCCTACCGCGAGGAGCAGTCCGAGGTGCACCGCCTCGAGCCGTACGTCTACGCGCAGATGATCGCCGGCAAGGACGCGTCCCGCCACGGCGAGGCGAAGAACTCGTGGCTCACCGGCACCGCGTCATGGAACTTCGTGGCGGTCTCGCAGCACCTGCTGGGCGTCCGCCCCGACTACGACGGCCTGATCGTCGACCCCTGCATCGGCGCGGAGATCGGCGAGTTCACCGTGCGCCGCGTGGTCCGTGGTGCGACCTACGTGATCCACGTGGTCAACTCGGGCGGCAAGGGCGCGAGCCTGACCGTGGACGGCGAGCCCGTGGACGGGATGCACGTCCCCTACGCGGCGCCCGGAAGCGTCGTCCAGGTCGAGGCGGTCGTCTAG
- the dcd gene encoding dCTP deaminase, translating to MLLSDRDIRAEIESGRIALDPYEPEMIQPSSIDVRLDRFFRIFENHRYAVIDPAQEQPDLTRLVEVEGDAPFVLHPGEFVLGSTFESVTLPDDVAARLEGKSSLGRLGLLTHSTAGFIDPGFEGNVTLELSNTATLPIKLWPGMKIGQLCFFRLTSPAEHPYGSDRYGSRYRGQRGPTASLSWKSFHRTQI from the coding sequence ATGCTGCTCTCCGACCGCGACATCCGCGCCGAGATCGAGTCCGGACGGATCGCCCTCGACCCGTACGAGCCCGAGATGATCCAGCCGTCGTCCATCGACGTGAGGCTCGACCGGTTCTTCAGGATCTTCGAGAACCATCGCTACGCCGTGATCGACCCCGCGCAGGAGCAGCCGGACCTCACGCGGCTCGTCGAGGTGGAGGGCGACGCGCCGTTCGTCCTGCACCCCGGCGAGTTCGTGCTGGGCTCCACCTTCGAGTCCGTGACACTCCCCGACGACGTCGCGGCACGCCTCGAGGGCAAGTCCTCGCTGGGGCGCCTGGGACTCCTCACGCATTCGACCGCCGGCTTCATCGACCCGGGCTTCGAAGGCAACGTGACCCTCGAGCTGTCCAACACCGCGACGCTTCCGATCAAGCTCTGGCCGGGCATGAAGATCGGACAGCTGTGCTTCTTCCGGCTCACGTCCCCAGCGGAGCATCCGTACGGATCGGATCGCTACGGCTCGCGGTACCGCGGGCAGCGCGGCCCCACCGCCTCGCTCAGCTGGAAGAGCTTCCACCGCACCCAGATCTGA
- a CDS encoding DUF2510 domain-containing protein yields MGISTMDFAASLPHRPAGWYPDPIRPARMRWWDGEEWTAETGGARTPIHTAAAAFPPTPVAPPATIASPAPRRRHPLLTGAAAAVLTVTVVGGAAYWLAHLGIAL; encoded by the coding sequence ATGGGCATCTCCACGATGGACTTCGCCGCCAGCCTGCCGCACCGGCCGGCCGGCTGGTATCCGGATCCGATCCGACCGGCACGCATGCGCTGGTGGGACGGCGAGGAATGGACCGCCGAAACCGGAGGCGCTCGCACGCCGATCCATACGGCGGCCGCAGCCTTCCCGCCCACGCCTGTTGCGCCGCCAGCCACCATCGCCTCCCCCGCGCCCCGCAGGCGGCATCCTCTGCTCACCGGCGCCGCCGCGGCTGTGCTCACGGTCACCGTGGTCGGGGGTGCCGCATACTGGCTCGCCCACCTGGGCATAGCCCTCTGA
- a CDS encoding thiamine ABC transporter substrate-binding protein: MTRTLAASAVTISVLALAACSGGTDAGTSPSTSSSASESASTADVAGTTVTVVTHDSFAVPDDVLQAFEEQTGMTVDFVQPGDAGTLVNQLVLTKDAPLGDVVYGIDNTFASRAVAGGVLAPYTSSAPAAADGTDYQVPGAEDLLTPIDYSDVCLNYDLAYFADHDVPVPQTLDDLTKPEYKGLVSVTNPATSSPGLAFLLATISEEGDGWQQWWADMRANDVRVTASWSDSYYTDFSAPNYGGDYPIVLSYASSPPYEVIDGQPTTASMTDGCFRQVEYAGVLEGAQNVAGAQLVVDWMLSDDFQASLPENMYVYPVSTSVSVPSDWAQYAPLSDTAVTMDPAEVDANRDQWIQDWTSIVLD, translated from the coding sequence ATGACGCGCACCCTGGCCGCGAGCGCGGTCACCATCTCCGTGCTGGCCCTCGCGGCCTGCAGCGGCGGCACCGACGCAGGGACGTCGCCATCCACCTCGTCGTCCGCCTCGGAATCGGCGTCCACGGCCGACGTGGCCGGCACGACGGTCACGGTCGTCACCCACGACTCGTTCGCCGTTCCCGACGACGTGCTCCAGGCCTTCGAGGAGCAGACGGGCATGACGGTCGACTTCGTGCAGCCGGGAGACGCGGGCACGCTTGTCAACCAGCTCGTGCTCACCAAGGACGCCCCGCTGGGAGACGTGGTCTACGGCATCGACAACACGTTCGCCTCCCGCGCGGTCGCAGGCGGAGTGCTCGCGCCCTACACGTCGTCCGCACCGGCCGCCGCGGACGGCACCGACTACCAGGTGCCGGGCGCAGAGGATCTCCTCACGCCGATCGACTACTCGGATGTCTGCCTCAACTACGACCTCGCCTACTTCGCCGACCACGACGTGCCGGTGCCGCAGACACTCGACGACCTGACGAAGCCCGAGTACAAGGGACTGGTCTCGGTGACGAACCCCGCGACCTCCTCCCCCGGGCTCGCTTTCCTGCTGGCGACGATCTCCGAGGAGGGCGACGGCTGGCAGCAGTGGTGGGCCGACATGCGCGCGAACGACGTGCGGGTCACCGCCTCATGGTCGGACTCGTACTACACCGACTTCTCGGCGCCCAACTACGGCGGCGACTACCCGATCGTGCTCAGCTACGCATCGTCCCCTCCGTACGAGGTGATCGACGGTCAGCCGACCACCGCGTCGATGACGGACGGCTGCTTCCGCCAGGTCGAGTACGCGGGCGTGCTCGAGGGCGCCCAGAACGTGGCGGGCGCCCAGCTGGTGGTCGACTGGATGCTGTCGGACGACTTCCAGGCCTCGCTGCCGGAGAACATGTACGTCTACCCCGTGTCGACGTCCGTGTCGGTGCCCTCCGACTGGGCGCAGTACGCCCCACTGTCCGACACCGCTGTGACGATGGACCCGGCCGAGGTCGACGCGAACCGCGACCAGTGGATCCAGGACTGGACGTCGATCGTCCTCGACTGA
- a CDS encoding ABC transporter permease, producing MSARSATVRRHLAWWAVAAVPVAFLTLFFLWPVGSVLARGLLEDWDLAAAWDVLTRSRTVHAIVTTIGLALAGTVGSLAVGLPAAWALGRFEWRGRHTVRALLTTPFVLPTIVVAAAFSALFSGHGLLAGLGLDQTPASIVIALVFFNVSVVVRFVSGAWEALPSGLADAARTLGATRSQAYLRVTLPALAPSIASAAAVVFLFCSTSFALVLILGGARVRTVETEIYLQVNQFLDLRAASMLALVQVAIVALALWLSSRAGRARGFTHTVAGRRGPRRSERLAVAGALAPAVILLIVPLAALVERSLRVGDGYGLDHYAAILRVPAHAALPVPIWRAAANSLVTAVIAMTLAGLVGVTIAMLVAARTRRGGALEAVTMLALGVSAVVVGLGLLLTLNRNVLGVDLRASWWLVPIAQAVVALPLLVRALVPAARAIDPRLRAAAASLGASPWRVLTRVDAVLLRPAVAAGLAFAFAIAMGEFGATAFVARPDRPTLTTAIARLLSRPGADNVGLAYASAVMLAIMVGAVMMLSERWRARAGSGL from the coding sequence ATGAGCGCACGCTCCGCGACCGTCCGCCGCCACCTGGCGTGGTGGGCGGTCGCGGCCGTGCCCGTGGCGTTCCTGACGCTGTTCTTCCTCTGGCCCGTCGGGTCGGTGCTGGCGCGAGGCCTTCTCGAGGACTGGGACCTCGCGGCTGCCTGGGACGTGCTGACCCGGTCGCGGACGGTGCACGCGATCGTCACGACGATCGGCCTGGCCCTCGCGGGCACGGTCGGGTCGCTCGCGGTGGGGCTGCCCGCCGCATGGGCGCTGGGCCGCTTCGAGTGGCGCGGGCGGCACACGGTCCGCGCCCTGCTGACCACGCCCTTCGTGCTCCCGACGATCGTCGTCGCGGCAGCGTTCTCGGCACTGTTCTCCGGGCACGGACTGCTTGCCGGCCTGGGCCTCGACCAGACGCCTGCGTCGATCGTGATCGCACTCGTCTTCTTCAACGTGTCCGTGGTGGTGCGCTTCGTGAGCGGCGCGTGGGAGGCGCTGCCCTCGGGCCTGGCCGACGCCGCCCGCACGTTGGGCGCCACCCGCAGCCAGGCATATCTGCGGGTGACGCTGCCCGCGCTCGCACCCTCCATCGCGTCAGCCGCCGCGGTCGTGTTCCTCTTCTGCTCCACCTCCTTCGCATTGGTGCTGATCCTGGGCGGAGCGCGGGTGCGGACCGTGGAGACCGAGATCTACCTGCAGGTGAACCAGTTCCTGGACCTGCGCGCAGCGTCGATGCTCGCGCTCGTGCAGGTGGCGATCGTGGCGCTGGCACTGTGGCTCAGCTCCAGGGCGGGCCGCGCGCGCGGCTTCACGCACACCGTCGCGGGACGACGCGGCCCTCGCCGATCCGAACGTCTGGCGGTCGCCGGGGCGCTGGCACCCGCCGTGATCCTGCTGATCGTGCCGCTGGCGGCGCTCGTGGAGCGGTCGCTTCGCGTGGGCGACGGCTACGGGCTGGACCACTATGCCGCGATCCTCCGCGTCCCCGCGCACGCCGCCCTGCCGGTGCCGATCTGGCGGGCCGCCGCGAACTCCCTGGTCACGGCCGTGATCGCGATGACGCTCGCAGGCCTGGTCGGCGTGACGATCGCGATGCTCGTGGCTGCACGGACGCGGCGCGGCGGTGCGCTCGAGGCCGTCACGATGCTCGCGCTGGGCGTGAGCGCCGTCGTCGTGGGCCTCGGCCTGCTCCTCACGCTCAACAGGAACGTGCTCGGCGTGGACCTGCGGGCGTCGTGGTGGCTGGTGCCGATCGCACAGGCCGTGGTGGCGCTGCCGCTTCTGGTGCGAGCGCTCGTGCCCGCGGCGCGCGCGATCGACCCGCGCCTGCGGGCGGCCGCTGCCAGCCTGGGCGCCAGCCCGTGGCGCGTGCTCACCCGCGTGGACGCGGTGCTGCTGCGCCCCGCGGTCGCGGCGGGACTGGCCTTCGCCTTCGCGATCGCGATGGGCGAGTTCGGCGCGACGGCGTTCGTGGCCCGACCGGACCGACCCACGCTGACCACCGCCATCGCCCGGCTGCTCAGCCGCCCGGGTGCGGACAACGTGGGCCTGGCATACGCGTCGGCCGTGATGCTGGCCATCATGGTGGGGGCGGTCATGATGCTGTCCGAGCGCTGGCGTGCGCGAGCCGGGAGCGGGCTGTGA
- a CDS encoding ABC transporter ATP-binding protein: MTYGAPTGGRGMPGGLTVTDLVVTYPGRPPVEAVRGASLHVGPGETVALLGPSGCGKSSLLGAVVGIVEPASGSVSWNDEDLTTTRVHRRRFGMVFQDGQLFPHLDVAGNIGFGPLMAGMAADARRDRVAELLAVVGLEGLGERAVTELSGGQRQRVALARSLAARPRLLALDEPLSSLDADLRRRLAVDVRDILRSQGVSALLVTHDPAEAETMAHRVLRMKDGRLL; the protein is encoded by the coding sequence GTGACGTACGGAGCACCCACAGGAGGGCGCGGGATGCCAGGCGGGCTGACCGTCACCGACCTCGTCGTGACCTACCCGGGGCGCCCGCCGGTGGAGGCAGTGCGCGGGGCGTCGCTGCACGTCGGCCCCGGCGAGACCGTCGCCCTGCTGGGACCGTCCGGCTGCGGCAAGTCGTCCCTGCTCGGGGCCGTGGTGGGCATCGTCGAGCCCGCATCCGGCTCTGTCTCCTGGAACGACGAGGACCTCACGACCACGCGGGTGCACAGGCGCCGGTTCGGGATGGTGTTCCAGGACGGGCAGCTGTTCCCGCACCTCGACGTCGCAGGCAACATCGGCTTCGGTCCGCTCATGGCAGGCATGGCTGCCGACGCCCGACGCGACCGCGTGGCGGAGCTGCTGGCGGTCGTGGGCCTGGAGGGCCTAGGCGAGCGCGCGGTCACCGAGCTGTCCGGCGGTCAGCGGCAGAGGGTCGCGTTGGCCAGGTCTCTCGCCGCACGCCCGCGGCTGCTCGCGCTCGACGAGCCGCTGTCGTCACTGGATGCCGATCTGCGACGCCGGCTCGCCGTCGACGTCAGGGACATCCTCCGCTCGCAGGGCGTGTCCGCGCTGCTGGTGACGCACGACCCCGCGGAGGCCGAGACGATGGCGCACCGCGTGCTGCGCATGAAGGACGGCCGGCTGCTGTAG
- a CDS encoding GNAT family N-acetyltransferase yields the protein MSLSELDHPAWHALSGAHRPLAIRHGAAARYRPSIGAFAALPPGAGSRDWADLATIAGADEVVFLGLPHEVPDGWDELARFETVQMIAPHGFGRPHDDVVRLTADDSAEMLELATATRPGPFFAESHLFGAYYGVRDGGRLVAMAGERLTTDAWTEISAVCTRHDHRGRGLATRLIETVADGIREAGRRPFLHTGIGNVTAQRLYAHLGFERRTTANAVQRVRVAR from the coding sequence ATGTCCCTCTCCGAGCTCGACCACCCCGCGTGGCACGCGCTGTCCGGTGCGCACCGACCGCTGGCGATCCGGCACGGCGCGGCGGCCCGCTACCGCCCTTCGATCGGCGCCTTCGCCGCGCTTCCCCCCGGCGCTGGCTCGCGGGACTGGGCCGATCTGGCGACCATCGCGGGCGCCGACGAGGTCGTCTTCCTGGGACTTCCCCACGAGGTCCCCGACGGCTGGGACGAGCTCGCGCGATTCGAGACGGTGCAGATGATCGCGCCGCACGGGTTCGGTCGGCCGCACGACGACGTGGTCCGCCTCACCGCCGACGACTCAGCGGAGATGCTGGAGCTCGCCACCGCGACCCGACCGGGTCCGTTCTTCGCGGAGAGCCACCTGTTCGGCGCCTACTACGGTGTCAGGGACGGGGGACGCCTGGTCGCGATGGCCGGCGAGCGGCTCACCACCGACGCGTGGACGGAGATCAGCGCGGTCTGCACCCGTCACGACCATCGGGGACGGGGCCTCGCCACGCGCCTCATCGAGACCGTGGCGGACGGCATCCGGGAGGCGGGCCGGAGGCCGTTCCTGCACACCGGGATCGGCAACGTGACGGCGCAGCGGCTGTACGCGCACCTGGGGTTCGAGCGCCGCACCACCGCCAACGCGGTCCAGCGCGTCCGCGTCGCCCGCTGA
- a CDS encoding ABC transporter substrate-binding protein translates to MVHTARRARRVTGAAAFAVVGTLALAACSGSSEAGTTSSASGSTEAAAELTPVSVQLQWLTQAQFACYYSALDQGYYEDEGLDVTIIPGAVDIVPIDVLTSGGADYAVSWVPKVLGSIEQGAAVTDVAQIFERSGTLQIAFKDSGISSVADFAGKNIGSWGYGNEWELIAGMQKNGVTLADLAGGSTVQQAFDMNAFIAGDIDAAQAMTYNEYAQVLETVNPATGELYTPDDLTVINWNDEGTAMLQDAIWADADRLASDADYQATTTKFIKGTIEGCIYAKDDPQSAADIVTAAGSTLGTSHQLWMTNEVNKLIFPSTSGVGHINEDQWAQTVDLAMNTVNPEGATIITTEPPATAYTNEYVDAALAELTDEGVDVYGADFTPIDVTLNEGGE, encoded by the coding sequence ATGGTTCACACGGCACGACGCGCACGACGCGTCACCGGTGCGGCGGCGTTCGCGGTCGTCGGCACCCTCGCACTCGCGGCCTGCTCGGGCAGCTCCGAGGCGGGCACCACCAGCTCGGCATCCGGGTCCACGGAGGCCGCTGCGGAGCTCACGCCCGTCTCGGTCCAGCTTCAGTGGCTTACGCAGGCGCAGTTCGCCTGCTACTACTCGGCGCTCGACCAGGGCTACTACGAGGACGAGGGCCTCGACGTCACGATCATCCCGGGCGCCGTCGACATCGTCCCCATCGACGTGCTCACCTCCGGCGGCGCCGACTACGCCGTCTCGTGGGTGCCGAAGGTGCTCGGCTCGATCGAGCAGGGCGCGGCGGTCACCGACGTCGCGCAGATCTTCGAGCGTTCCGGCACGCTGCAGATCGCGTTCAAGGACTCGGGCATCAGCTCGGTCGCGGACTTCGCGGGCAAGAACATCGGCTCGTGGGGCTACGGCAACGAGTGGGAGCTGATCGCCGGGATGCAGAAGAACGGCGTCACGCTCGCGGACCTCGCGGGTGGCTCGACCGTGCAGCAGGCGTTCGACATGAATGCGTTCATCGCGGGCGACATCGACGCCGCACAGGCCATGACGTACAACGAGTACGCACAGGTGCTCGAGACGGTCAACCCCGCCACCGGCGAGCTCTACACGCCCGACGACCTGACGGTCATCAACTGGAACGATGAGGGCACCGCGATGCTCCAGGACGCCATCTGGGCCGATGCCGACCGCCTCGCGTCGGACGCCGACTACCAGGCGACCACCACCAAGTTCATCAAGGGCACCATCGAGGGCTGCATCTACGCGAAGGACGACCCCCAGTCGGCCGCCGACATCGTCACCGCGGCGGGCTCGACCCTCGGCACGTCGCACCAGCTGTGGATGACCAACGAGGTCAACAAGCTGATCTTCCCGTCGACGTCGGGCGTGGGCCACATCAACGAGGACCAGTGGGCGCAGACCGTGGACCTCGCGATGAACACCGTCAACCCCGAGGGCGCGACGATCATCACCACGGAGCCGCCGGCGACTGCGTACACGAACGAGTACGTGGACGCTGCGCTCGCCGAGCTCACGGACGAGGGGGTCGACGTCTACGGCGCCGACTTCACCCCGATCGACGTCACCCTCAACGAGGGCGGCGAGTGA
- a CDS encoding ABC transporter permease — translation MKAGATARTILAPVALGAAAIVLWQVLVVAFDVKPFLVPSPLGIAGAFGDTASGIVSASLATGLNALIGLLIGAVTGILVAIIANALVVLDQMLVPLVAALAVIPIVALAPIFYSMFGANVETGRQLVAAVAVFVPMYLNTLHGLRQVEPVHRDLMRAYAATPEQTNRMLLVPGAVPYVLTGLKIGSSLAVISALIAEYFGGPAKGLGRAITSSAAGSNYTVAWAYVLGAVLLGTVFYGVTAALENFSLRHRSGS, via the coding sequence ATGAAGGCAGGCGCGACCGCCCGCACGATCCTGGCCCCCGTGGCCCTGGGGGCTGCCGCGATCGTGCTCTGGCAGGTGCTCGTCGTCGCGTTCGACGTCAAGCCGTTCCTGGTGCCCAGCCCGCTCGGCATCGCCGGCGCATTCGGCGACACCGCCTCCGGCATCGTCAGCGCCAGCCTCGCCACCGGCCTCAACGCGCTCATCGGCCTCCTGATCGGCGCCGTCACGGGCATCCTCGTGGCGATCATCGCGAACGCGCTCGTGGTCCTCGACCAGATGCTCGTGCCGCTCGTCGCAGCGCTCGCGGTCATCCCCATCGTCGCGCTCGCCCCGATCTTCTACTCCATGTTCGGCGCGAACGTCGAGACCGGCCGGCAGCTCGTCGCCGCCGTCGCCGTCTTCGTCCCCATGTACCTCAACACGCTGCACGGCCTGCGCCAGGTGGAGCCCGTGCACCGTGACCTCATGCGCGCCTACGCCGCCACCCCCGAGCAGACCAACCGGATGCTGCTCGTCCCCGGAGCAGTGCCCTACGTGCTCACCGGACTCAAGATCGGATCGTCGCTCGCCGTCATCTCCGCACTCATCGCCGAGTACTTCGGAGGCCCCGCCAAGGGGCTCGGCCGCGCCATCACGTCCTCCGCCGCCGGCAGCAACTACACCGTCGCCTGGGCCTACGTGCTCGGCGCCGTGCTGCTCGGCACGGTCTTCTACGGCGTCACCGCCGCACTTGAGAACTTCTCGCTCCGGCATCGGAGCGGAAGCTAG